In Gracilinanus agilis isolate LMUSP501 chromosome 1, AgileGrace, whole genome shotgun sequence, the sequence ttgaggatactctactagcctatagaaactaaacccactatgttcaatcaccaagccctcccttccaccaggacccaaaggaaaatcagggaaggggagggatggagatgggagatcagggagagatccagagaaatgagataggtccaaatttccccaaaataaaataagcacaggccaaggccgaagcaattaggccaaagccgaaaggccaaagcaaaaacctccagccacagcgaaagccagaaggcaaaagccccgtccattggaacttcacctctatttatagctttaagttctaactgactttctgaacattctaagatgtttaactgactttttgtgaccgttagaaattacagaagcccTCCCAGCTCTCTCTGTCTGCTTCGCCACCCACCCACCCTTGCCTGCCCTCCCCCATGCTCAGTGCCAGCCACACCTCTGTTGCTCGCCTTGCTGGAGCCACCTACTGGCGCCCAGCTGTCAGCCTCCACCAGGATGGCTGGAATGGTCTTAGTCATGAGgcttttcaaattatttcaaGGCGAGACTATGCATCAGAAGAAATTAAGGGGGCAGTTATTGGTATTGTCTTGGGTACAACTAACTCCTGTGTAGCAGTAATGGAAGGGAAACAAGCAAAGGTGTTGGAGAATGCTGAAGGTGCCAGAACCACTCCCTCAGTTGTAGCCTTCACAGCAGACAATGAGCGCCTTATTGGCATGCCAGCCAAATGACAGGCTGTCACCAACCCATACAACACATTCTATGCCACCAAGCGCCTCATTGGTGGTCGATTTGATGATCCTGAAGTgcaaaaagacattaaaaatgttCCTTTCAAAATTGTCCGTTCCTCCAATGGAGATGCCTGGGTAGAAGCCCATGGGAAGCTATATTCCCCAAGTCAGATAGGGGCATTTGTATTGATGAAGATGAAGGAGACTGCAGAAAACTATCTAGGACATTCAGCAAAAAATGCCGTTATCACTGTGCATGCTTATTTCAATGATTCTCAGCGACAGGCCACCAAAGATGCTGGGCAAATATCTGGCCTAAATGTACTTCTAGTGATTAATGAGCCTACAGCTGCTGCCTTGGCTTATGGATTAGACAAATCTGAAGACAAAGTCATTGCTGTATATGACTTAGGTGGTGGAACTTTTGATATTTCTATCCTGGAAATTCAGAAAGGTGTATTTGAAGTGAAATCTACCAATGGAGATAGACCAGGCCTTACTCCAGCACATTGTAAAGAAGTTCAAGAGAGAGACAGGACTTGACCTGGCCAAAGACAATATGGCTCTTCAGAGAGTATGGGAGGCTTCTGAGAAGGCCAAGTGTGAGCTTTCTTCTTCTGTGCAGACTGACATCAACTTACCATATCTGACTATGGATGCTTCTGGGCCCAAGCACTTGAACAAGAAGCCAGCTCGAGCTCAGTTTGAGGGGATCATCACTGATCTCATCAGGAGGACTATTTCCCTATGCCAGAAGGCCATGCAAGATGCTGAAGTCAGCAAGAGTGACATTGGAGAAGTCATTCTAGTTGATGGCATGAGCAGAATGCACAAGGTTCAGCAGACAGTACAGGAACTCTTTGGCTGGGCCCCTAGTAAAGCTGTCAATCCTGATGAGGCTGTGGCTATTGGAGCTGCCATTCAAGGAGGTGTATTAGCTGGTGATGTCACCGATGTGCTACTTCTAGATGTTACTCCCCTTTCTCTGGGCATTGAGACATTAGGAGGAGTCTTCACAAAACTAATCTATAGAAACACAACTATTCCAACCAAGAAGAGCCAGGCGTTTTCTACGGCTGCTGATGGTCAGACACAGGTAGAAATTAAAGTGTgccaaggagagaaagagatggcaacAGACAATAAACTTCTTGGCCAGTTTACTTTGATTGGAATTCCACCAGCCCCAAGTAGAGTTCCAGAGACTGAAGTCACATTTGACATTGATGCTAGTGGAATTGTACATGTTTCTGCAAAGGATAAAGGCACAGGACAGGAACAGCAAATTGTGATCCAGTCTTCTGGTGGGTTAAGCAAAGATGACATTGAAAATATGGTTAAGAATGCAGAGAAGTATGCCGAggaagacaggagaaagaaagaacgTGTAGAAGCTGTCAATATGGCAGAAGGAATTATTCATGATACTGAAACAAAGATGGAAGAATTCAAAGTCCAACTTCCAGCAGATGAGGGCAACAAACTTAAAGAAgaaatctctaaaatgagagatcTCTTGGCTCGCAAAGATAGTGAAACAAGAGAAAACATCAGGCAGGCAGCATCTATTCTGCAACAAGCATCATTAAAGCTCTTCAAAATGGCATATAAAAAGATGGCCTCTGAGCGAGAAGGCTCTGGAAGTTCTACTTCTGGGGAACAGAAGGAAGATCAgaaagaagggaagcaataatGTTACCAGTTGACCTTGACTGGAGcagaaatcaggaaaacatttGTGAAGCTTAGGAATAGAGGGCACAAGGACCTTCCTGAGCAGAAATGGGCAAACTTCAGTCTTACTGTGTTTTTGCAGTATTCTATATACAATTTCCTTAATGTATAAATTCTAGTGAGTGTATTAGTTAATTATCCGTTTGACAGGTAATTCAGATAATACAAAGTTCTAAATATTCATCCCCAGCCTATCTTTATTTTCCAGCTGCATGTAAAGAGGGGGATTCACCGATCATTTTAAAGGCTCAACACAATTGTCTGCTGCAGTGACTGTAATTCCAAGGAGTGAAACAAAACCATGTCACAAAATTAAGGGTAGGGTACCTAATCCTTAAAAGATTCAGTAAGGATAGGTCTGTCTAGTTAGCCAAGTACTGATCTGTGACTGGTGGACTTCCTTATCCATGGCCCATCCAGAACCAGCTGCCTTGCTAAAGAAGGAGAAACTAGATTGAAAGAGACGGGTCTACTTTGTTTTATCTAGAACTATTCCTTTTGAAACAAGGTGATTAATGAGACTCTTCAACTTACCTAAAGCATACTGTTTTCTCCACCTTGCCTTTGCTTTGTGTACCTACTTCCTTGATAATTGTTCTTTTGATCCATTCtggattttttaagaaaaataaatgtgaaaagaaattacagaagcaaaaagtttctgttagccaccttgcattacacatcTCATCCcatgcaaattggcaaagatgacaaaatatgaGAATAGGCATAAATGTTGGAATAGTCAATAGAATGTTTGGCCTATGAAAAGAGAGGAATGCTGAGACACATTTGATGGAGCTATGAAGTAGTGCAGTTTTATTTTTGGATTCCTTTTGGAATTAAGCAtgaaaaataaatagtttattctTTGCCTTTTAATCCTACTAGTGAACAAAATATACTGTGGGGGGGTTAAATTGGGGGAGGGCAGGAGTTTAATCAAAAGCCAGTGCACAGTTTATTgaatgcaaaacacttagtttattattagaaaatgtagataggaaataggaaggcagaaagtgaaagtaatcttataagattataactatacccaagatcTCAATCCtagctaattttttttcagaaaaccctaaatctatttGCTTCAAAGGTCAGAAGACAGAAAGGACAATGAACAACTCAGTCTCTCTGCTTACCTCAcctgaacaaattttaaaagaagaataaaaactattaacaaacatatgaaagatgactccaaatctctattaaaaagagaaatacaaattaatacTGTTCTCTTATTTCACCTTACGTAGTCAAACTGGTAAAGGTGAGAAAATATTGTATAAAATTGTAGATTCTTCCAACCTAGTTCAGGTGAGGTAAGGGGAGAGACTGAGTTATTCATTCCCCTTTCTGTCTTCCATCAGTCTCCCTCCCAAGCTTATCTCAGAGACCTCAATCCAACAAAAAGTAACAAACTAGCCTTTGTAAACTGAATGTTCATTCTGAGAATAGCACACTTAATTATGTTTCACACAGTctctactttttcattttcagaGATTTGTTATcctcacttgcctcagtttccctttctatgtacaatataacaaaataatgcaaatcaagacaataTAACAAACAACACAAATAAAAGTCCACAAATTACCATTCCAAATACAATCAGTCCAATCTCATCACTAGTCACTAATTTCCTTCTGAATGTCACCTTCAGGGGCTGTCCCTCCAAAGTTTCACTTTTCCAGGAGACAAATAGAATTGCTAACCTTTTCAATCAGGTGTAATGGGTCATTCCTTCCTCAGAAGTTCTTACAGTCCTAGGAGAACCTGGAAGAGCATCTCTCAGACTAGGGTCAATCAATTGTCAGGACCCAATCCTCTAGTCAGAGAgtccccttctttcttctaattAGTTCAGGATCACTTTCTGTCCTCCTCCAGCACTGTGGCTGTGGTAGCCAAAGCCTGGATATATGTAAGCCAGCCACTAGTCATTAGATTCAGGATTTTTGGACAAAGAAGTCACTGGCCTGTTTTATCCTCCTAACAAATGCCTGATAATCAGGAATACAGGGAGATGGAGTCAAATGAGTTTAAAACATAAAATCACATTGCATAGATTTACAAAAATAGACATGAAAGAGGTACTGAGTCTGATCCAACACCAGCTTTCTGATCTGCAGGAGGGGGAGACAGGCTGGGTTTTAACCTTTCTGTGACTCTTTGAATTTCTCTGGCCCATTCCCAATGTCCACCTGTATGAAAATCAAGGTTTCTAGAACCCTGTCAAATCCATATCTGCCCCTGGCAGGCATTAGACTGCTGAGTCCTGATGCTGCTGGGATTTATTCCAGACCTCTTTGGAGTCTCTGAACTTTAAAATTAAGAATAGCAGCTCTAATGGGAGCCAAGAATTAAAAGTTGGAATGGACTTTAAAGACTATTAGTCTTTGCAACCTACCTGTTTTCCTTTATTCAAGTAACTATTTTTAGTATCTACACTATACTATGAACCATACTCAAAATCTATTCAAAAAGAAACAGAGTCACTATTTTCAAGGAGATTACAGTCTATTCATGggaaattatatttatacatactagaaaagacatatacatatgaatataaaggaaatttattacatatatatgtatgtatgtgtgtgtatatatagatggGTACTAGCTACTAGGAAATCAAGAACAAAGCCATGGATTCTAAGCAGGAGTGAGGTGATGAAGTATTCCCAACCTTGAGGATAAGCTGTGTAAAGGCTTGGAAATGAGAAACTAAAATTTATCTTAGAGAAACATAGAGCAGTATGATTTGTATCTAAATCACTTTGCAGATGGACGTAATGTACGATGAGCTTGGAAAGGTAGTTTAACCAAGGCAGTGAAGGAATTGAAATTCCAAATAGAGGAGTTTGTGTTCTATACCCTTAGCAATACTAAGTTACTGGGGCTTTTAGAACCAGGTAGTGACATGATATGATGAGACTGCTTAACCTTCCTTTGTAATTTCATAATTATAGCATAAAactgtaacagaaaaaaaaaccctagacatCCCTATTCCAAAAAGGAAGTGGCACAATTACTTGTAACAGGGctctttcctcattatttctAACAAATAAATAGTAAAGTAGGCCCCTATATCAGTCATTTGACTGAGTTAAAGAAGCCAGATCCTCCTTGAATCAAAACTGTCTCCTttcttttaaagagatttttccaCTGACATCCAGGTGTAGCAGAACCTGGAATACAGAAGGTAGGATATCACTTCTAACTCTTAAGGGATAGCTCTGAGAATTCTAGCATGTGATATTATCAGACTAGAAGTAGAAGGTAAAGGATAGTTTTCTGAGGGCTCTGGTCTCTTATTCCTCTTTTCTTGCTAACCAATAAACAAATACTCCTTGGCTTATTCACTCCTTTTGAGTAACTACACCAGATGTCCCAGTAGGTCTAGGGCAGGCAACAGATGATGTCCCATTTCCATTCTTATTCAGGAATTCTTGTTTCTTGTATCTTTAGGGTTAAGAATTATCTTCTTACCCTAAATAAAGGACCTtgatagataatttttttaaattgaacttGAATTGTTATCAATGGTCCATGTGCTTTGAATTCCATTAAGAAAGTCTACCTTCATTAACAAAAATTTAGTTCACTGAATATTCTATTACTATTTTCTCTCTGcattccttcccatcccctccccaCCACTCTAATCCATAGATTTATATGCTTTTGATGGATTTAGCACGCTCTTCCACTGAAAGCTTCAGAGTCATTTTGGAGGTGAGACAGTAACAAGATTCATTGACTTTCTACATGGGGGATAGGCTTTAGAAAATGCCCaaggtagggcagctgggtagctcagtggattgagagccaggcctagagatgggaagttgtAGGTTCAAAGTTgacttcagaaacttcccagctgtgtgaccctgggcaagtcacttgacccccattgcctacccttaccactcttctgccttggagccaatacacaatattgaccccaagatggaaggtaagggtttcaaaaaaaaataaaagaggaaatgccCAAgggattgatgacacatgttaaaaccagtggaaatgtgcatgagCTATGGgagaggaggtgaaggggaaagtaaaaacatgaatcatgtaaccatggaaaattttttaaaaagaaaatatttaaataaaaagaaaaaagaaaaagaaaaaaaaagaagaaaaaaaagaaaatgtccaaGGAATGAAGACTACTCTCACGTTGTaaagaaaatgattttccttCAGCCACCAAAGTTTTCTCTGGGATTTGGTGTAATACAAGGATGAAACAGAAGGTTTTGTTCTTGCAAAAGTCAATtgtaaacagccctggcagttaagtctTCAAATGTTCACTaaaagtcagttggagtctgaggcttgaagagagctgaagttctaactgaggctctgcttttggcttttggcttggcttggccttgttgtgagaaagattagattagttagtaattaagaattaaggtgtatctagcaggaaggagctggagctggtaattccaagatggaatgaaggagcaggaagaagtgacttgtgctccaagagaaactccattaggggttagcacaaactgtggttagcccttggagatctcagagtaaaggacaccctgcatcctgatttccctgggatcctgtgtggtggtggcatctagtgaagaggacaagatctacaatGCAGaataaagggaagaggagaagtttgggatctggtggatagtgtctcaagcacaccctccctacttggtacctgagaccaccttggctcttggcatccagagatcattggtggattacagtgagaaccccaaagccacatcagcccttagctgtgctgctcaagcctggcaggtccaggtctgaggcagtcacccagagactccattagtaGGAAAATCCTCCTCTTTCCCTGTGCTTtagtcattaggttttaaggttttagagtagaaatccctatcccaccttttagttgaatataattaaatcctgttaatcccttttaccttgcctgcttgtttctagactctggcctaggggaagctgtgtgacagttaagaccaactgccattcttgtgtgaatccagtaaactctggtctttccatcctggtccagtctctcctaaaccccagtgtgtgtaccccaatcacttagttttattataatatccctggtatctccattacctttacttatcatttctacaGGCTGTGCCTTTGTCTctgggcaatttgaacctagctgatttctctggacctctccctgaccttctccatattacatccctgtttattttccccaaatttccctttgggctctggga encodes:
- the LOC123231244 gene encoding LOW QUALITY PROTEIN: stress-70 protein, mitochondrial-like (The sequence of the model RefSeq protein was modified relative to this genomic sequence to represent the inferred CDS: inserted 2 bases in 1 codon; substituted 1 base at 1 genomic stop codon), with product MLSASHTSVARLAGATYWRPAVSLHQDGWNGLSHEAFQIISRRDYASEEIKGAVIGIVLGTTNSCVAVMEGKQAKVLENAEGARTTPSVVAFTADNERLIGMPAKXQAVTNPYNTFYATKRLIGGRFDDPEVQKDIKNVPFKIVRSSNGDAWVEAHGKLYSPSQIGAFVLMKMKETAENYLGHSAKNAVITVHAYFNDSQRQATKDAGQISGLNVLLVINEPTAAALAYGLDKSEDKVIAVYDLGGGTFDISILEIQKGVFEVKSTNGDXDQALLQHIVKKFKRETGLDLAKDNMALQRVWEASEKAKCELSSSVQTDINLPYLTMDASGPKHLNKKPARAQFEGIITDLIRRTISLCQKAMQDAEVSKSDIGEVILVDGMSRMHKVQQTVQELFGWAPSKAVNPDEAVAIGAAIQGGVLAGDVTDVLLLDVTPLSLGIETLGGVFTKLIYRNTTIPTKKSQAFSTAADGQTQVEIKVCQGEKEMATDNKLLGQFTLIGIPPAPSRVPETEVTFDIDASGIVHVSAKDKGTGQEQQIVIQSSGGLSKDDIENMVKNAEKYAEEDRRKKERVEAVNMAEGIIHDTETKMEEFKVQLPADEGNKLKEEISKMRDLLARKDSETRENIRQAASILQQASLKLFKMAYKKMASEREGSGSSTSGEQKEDQKEGKQ